GAGTCTTGTATCAGTTTTGCAGAATGTTCCCACAAGGACACATCTTCATTAGTACCGTTTTTAGCTTTAATATATACTCTTGTTTCGTTTTCTGCTAATTCTATTTTTTCTAGAGTAATTTCAAAGCCATGTTGATCTACGCTTTCGTTTATATCAATAGTTTTCAATGTTGGAGATACTGCTGTTATATAATCGACTACCTCTATCTTGTCAGCAAGAACTAATGGGGCCATAAGTTCTGCCCCAAAAACATTTTCCCCTTCTGCTACGTCTTTAACTACACCAGTTACTTTCACATAGTCATCCTGCTTTACTTGGAAGTTAGGGTCTTCGATTCCTACAAGTATATTCTTTTCTAAATTTTCAGGGTCAGCATATACTTGCAAGTAAGTTCCGTCTTCATCTTTTTCAGGTGAAGTAAATACTAGACCGGTAAATTCGATTTTCGA
The nucleotide sequence above comes from Clostridia bacterium. Encoded proteins:
- a CDS encoding DUF4352 domain-containing protein; the protein is MKRFLSILIILSLLFIFIGCSDNQDDVSDTSDNSINTTESDSKVSFGKDNLDILFSDPGKYKESKIEFTGLVFTSPEKDEDGTYLQVYADPENLEKNILVGIEDPNFQVKQDDYVKVTGVVKDVAEGENVFGAELMAPLVLADKIEVVDYITAVSPTLKTIDINESVDQHGFEITLEKIELAENETRVYIKAKNGTNEDVSLWEHSAKLIQDSKQYESEYNYEANYPELQSDLSPGIETEGIISFKPIDENIKKSKFIIEGSSDNYDIEINPFSFEFEMD